The DNA window GACCGCTTTGTGGCCATCTGTCACCCCCTTCACTACATGGTCATCATGAACCCCCTGCTCTGTGGACTGCTGTTTCTGGTGTCCTGGATCATCAGTGTCTTGCATTCCCTGTTACACACTTCCATGGTGTTGCAGCTGTCTTTCTGTACAGAGGTCGAAATCCCCCATTTTTTCTGTGAACTCAATCAAATGATACAACTTGCTTCTTCTGACACCTTTCTCAATAACATGGTAATGTATTTTGCAGCTATGTTGCTGGGTGGTGGTTCCTTTCTTGGGATCCTTTACTCTTACTCTAAGATTGTCTCTTCTATATGTGAAATATCCTCAGCTCAGGGCAAGTATAAAGCATTTTCCACTTGCGCATCTCACATATCAGttgtctccttattttattttacgaGCCTAGGAGCGTACTTTAGTTCTGCTGCTACCCAGAGCCCCCACTCAATTGCAATAGCCTCAGTGATGTATGCAGTGGTCACACCCATGCTGAACCCCTTCATCTATAGCCTGAGGAACAAAGACATAAAGAAGGCTTTGATGAGATTCTCTAGGATGACAGCTCTAAAAGGGACAATCACCCTGGAGTTGAATAAGTGCCCATAATTGCAAACCCCAATGACTGTGCCAAATGTTGAGATATTTTGATCTGATTATTTAAGTAGAACATaccccttttatttttccctggaatttctatttttttttttaattttgacctCTGTGTACTTATATCACTCACTTTATTAAGCTTTATGTATCTCTGATACCCAAGAGATTTTCCCTTCATCGTTTTCctactttcttaatatttttactaaCTGTGGATGTGAAATTTTTTGATATTATCAATTATTTCAAATGACCACATGAATTGTTATGAACAATTCTTcgcaaataaaatatatcatagtgagtattttttcttttgattgacTGACTACTCCTATTGAAAATGTATTCTTGGCCATTTATATAAGTTTATAACAGAAATATCTGAGACTGTAGTTCCCTTTTGTGACCATCATTCCTTTGTATATCACTACATTAACTGCTGTTCCTGAGAATGCAGACTTCTGACATATTGAATGTTACAGCTGATCATGGGGATTTTTCTATACACTAGGATCCTGTTGTTACAAAGCATGTTGCCACCATGCCTGCCATAGACACTggcaaaataaatgataataaaatacatgTCTCCAAGTGGAATCTACACAGGAAGACAAATATGGAAAAAAACGGATTGACATAATATGGTCTAGAGTCAAACTTTAAGGATGATGaagcaaaatattaaagtatacatttattgttatgcaaaatatttctttctcacacTTCCTCTACCTATTGAATTATTGAATATCAGGGTCCATTTATAAGGTGTATTTATTATGATGAAAGACTgtttttattaaactattttcTGGTTTCTTGTTGAAAATTTCCAGTGTGGAATACAAATatgattccttccttttctctaaacAAAATATCTCCCACCATTTGAAATTTTGCTATGTAACCTCAAAAGGGGCAGTGAACAAATAGCATCAGTATCATCCATTATATATTATCCTCATAACCACAGGATGACTCACCAGCAAGTTTGGAATTCTGTCCAGGATGTCACAAATTTTGTGCAAATATACATGTCCTTCCAGTCTTTCCATGTTACCTCAAAGGGTTCTCAATGGACTCACTTTTTTAATCCAGTGACGTTCAATAAacttgaaaaacagaataatcaTGAAGGTGACTTTTGAGTATCAGATCTTTGTTGTGTACAaagcatataataaaattatataatgtcttTATTATTGGAGAGAATGGAAGGGTAGGGAGTTGTTATCTCTCCAGGGCTCCTCATGAGTCCTTAGTCAGGTGCAAATCTCTACTTTGTGTTTCTAAGACTTACCCATGAGGTACGTGGCTGTAGTGCTCTTCTGTCTTGAACAATATAGGtcatttactctttttatatGTGTAAACTCATCTTCTAGGTATGAAAAAAACCAATAAGTTTATCAAATGTGAATTGTATTAGTctaattatatgaattatataattatgttGAATATATATGATGCgaatatacataattatatattatatatga is part of the Mustela nigripes isolate SB6536 chromosome 2, MUSNIG.SB6536, whole genome shotgun sequence genome and encodes:
- the LOC132010374 gene encoding olfactory receptor-like protein OLF4, whose translation is MEPVNDTQISAFLLLGFSKEPEQQPLIFGLFLSMYLITVFGNLLLILAVGSDSHLHTPMYFFLTNLSFVDICFTTTTIPKMLWNIQTKSQVITYAGCITQMYFFTLFAVLDVLLSMMAYDRFVAICHPLHYMVIMNPLLCGLLFLVSWIISVLHSLLHTSMVLQLSFCTEVEIPHFFCELNQMIQLASSDTFLNNMVMYFAAMLLGGGSFLGILYSYSKIVSSICEISSAQGKYKAFSTCASHISVVSLFYFTSLGAYFSSAATQSPHSIAIASVMYAVVTPMLNPFIYSLRNKDIKKALMRFSRMTALKGTITLELNKCP